The genomic region CAGAATGTAAGAAGAGGAGTAGGTTTCGACAAACCACAGCTTGGAAACTCAGGACCAACCTGCAACTGCTTGTCTATGAATAGCTTTGGACATAGCGGCTTTACAGGAACATTCGCCTGGGCCGACCCCGAAGAAGAGATAGTTTATGTATTTTTATCAAACAGAACTTATCCTGATTCAACGAACAGGAAGCTTATCAGGGAAGATATCCGGTCTGAGATCCAGAAAGTGATATACGAATCTATAGATTTCTAATTAATGAAAATTGCAATTGTTTGTTATCCTACTTTTGGTGGTAGCGGAGTAGTAGCCACCGAGTTAGGCTTAGCGCTTTCCAGACGAGGTCATGAGGTACATTTCGTCACCTATAAACAACCTGTAAGGTTGGAAACAATATCCAGTCACATAAGATTTCATGAGGTGAATGTACCGGAGTATCCTTTATTTCATTATCAACCCTATGAGCTTGCGTTAAGCAGTAAACTGGTAAATGTTATAAAGAATTACGGAATAGAACTTCTGCACGTTCATTACGCGATTCCTCACGCTTATGCCGGATATATGGCTAAGCAGATGCTTGCGGAAGATGGAATTGAAATTCCTATGGTTACGACTTTACATGGAACAGATATCACCCTGGTTGGTAATCATCCGTTTTACAAGCCTGCTGTAACCTTTAGTATCAATAAAAGTGATTATGTGACTTCAGTTTCAGAAAGCCTAAAAGAGGATACCCTAAGGCATTTTGAAGTAAAAACAGAAATTGAAGTTATTCCTAACTTTATCGATGTATCTAAATTTCAGAAGAAAACATTTACAGATTGCCAGAGAGAACTAATGGCGGCATCTAATGAGAAAATTATAACACACGTAAGTAATTTTCGAAAAGTAAAGAGGGTAGATGATGTTGTGAAGATCTTCTTCGAAATTCAGAAGTCTGTGAGTGCGCGCTTAATGATGGTTGGTGAAGGTCCGGAAAGAGAAACTGCCGAAAAACTGGTTCGCGATTTAGGTATAACAGACAAAGTATTGTTCCTGGGGCAAAGTAATGAAATTGATAAGATCCTGTGTTTTTCAGATCTGTTCCTTTTACCTTCTGAAACGGAGAGTTTCGGTTTGGCAGCACTTGAAGCAATGGTTCATTCCGTTCCTGTAATCTCCTCTAATACAGGGGGATTGCCAGAGGTCAATAAAGATAATTTCTCAGGTTTTCTACATGACGTAGGTGATGTGATCGCAATGGCAAACAGTGCGATTTCAATTTTGAAATCAGAAGAAGTTTTAAGGAAATTTAAAAGGCAGGCTGGAGAAACAGCAAGGGATTTTGATATTAATATGATCGTTCCCAGGTATGAAGAGCTATATAATAAGGCATTGATTAAAGCATAAAAAAAGGAGCCAATTGGCTCCTTTTTCTTTTTATCTTCTATTCAATTAGAATTGGTATCTAATACCTAAAGCAATATCTGGTGTGAAATCATCGTGATCATCATAGTCCGAAAATCCAATTTCAGGTCTGAAATCTAACGATAGTAAAAGTGGAAAATCGAAATTATATTCGATTCCTACATTACCTGCTAATAACGCAAAAACCCCGTCATTACGATCAATATCACCTCTACGATTGTCATCATAATTACCAAGTCCTGCACCAGCACCTGCATACCAGTTAAAACCTCCTTCAATGTTCCAAACCCATTGGTACAATCCAACAAGCTTGATAGCATCGTAATTGCTGTCATTTCTCCATCCAAGATCGAACTCTAACCTGTTGTTCTCGCTTGTTGCTCTCTGATATGAAACCTCGGCACCAAATCCACCACCGTCACCCACTCTTAAACCAAGAGCGTTTTGAGATATCTGCTGTGCATTTG from Christiangramia sp. OXR-203 harbors:
- the bshA gene encoding N-acetyl-alpha-D-glucosaminyl L-malate synthase BshA, translated to MKIAIVCYPTFGGSGVVATELGLALSRRGHEVHFVTYKQPVRLETISSHIRFHEVNVPEYPLFHYQPYELALSSKLVNVIKNYGIELLHVHYAIPHAYAGYMAKQMLAEDGIEIPMVTTLHGTDITLVGNHPFYKPAVTFSINKSDYVTSVSESLKEDTLRHFEVKTEIEVIPNFIDVSKFQKKTFTDCQRELMAASNEKIITHVSNFRKVKRVDDVVKIFFEIQKSVSARLMMVGEGPERETAEKLVRDLGITDKVLFLGQSNEIDKILCFSDLFLLPSETESFGLAALEAMVHSVPVISSNTGGLPEVNKDNFSGFLHDVGDVIAMANSAISILKSEEVLRKFKRQAGETARDFDINMIVPRYEELYNKALIKA